From the genome of Pseudomonas mohnii:
CGCCCAGACACAGGAGCAACAGACCGAGCGTGCCTTCATCCAGCCCGGCCCGGGCCTTGGCATACGGCACCAGTGGCGCCCACGCGGCGATGCCGAACCCGGCGATGAAAAAGGCGATGCGCGTGGACATTTGTTCCAGTCGCCCCGGCACGAATGAGGTCTGGGTGTTGAGGTTGGTCATATCGATCCTTGGCCAAAAAAACGTCGCGATTCCAAGGGACAGTGATCCGCCTGCAAGGGTTCGATCAGTGTCCGCCAGGCTTGCGCTCAAACAGGCTGACATCCTTGCACAGCCAGAGTGTGTTTCGCGATATGTTGAGGCAGTCCAATCATTCCAGCAGGGAGGGCGCCATGGCGCGAATGTACGATGCACGGGGCAATATCTATATCGTTGTGGCGCCCGAGGCGTTGCGCCAACAGGGTATCGCCGTACCCGATCAGGCCGGCCACGCCGCGCAAACCCGCGAGGTCTGGGCGTTGGCGGCCATTGCGGCGTACTGTGGCTGGGCCCCGGGTACGCAACCACCTGGTAGCAAAGACCATTGCAGCGATGGTCTGTTGGTCGGCCCGTTCCAGTCGTCGCCGCCGTTTGATCTGCTGATCGTCAACACCGACGGCACACTGGCCGAGCGCAGTGGCAACGGGCTGACGATTTTCTCCCAGGCGCTCAGCGACCAGGGGTTTTTACCCAGCGATGACCCTTGCGTGCTCAGGGTTCACCACGACAAATCCGACACGCCTTCACCGGGCCAGACGTCCGTGAAAGCCGCGCAAGTCGAGGGTGTCCAGGGTTTCTGGCTTGACTTGGGCCCACCTGGGTTCGGGCCGGCGGCGGTCAGCGCGGCGGGCATGGACACGGTGCTGTTGAACGGGCGCGAACTCAGCCACGTTCAACAACTGTCAGCACTCAATGGCGCCTGGTCACGCAGCCAGTTCGTGCGGCTCGGCAATCCGCATTGCGTGACCCTGGTCGACAGCGCGGACGCGTTGCCGGGCAATGAGCAGATGCGCGAGCCGGCTTTAGGCGAAGGGCTGACGCGTATTGCCTATGCCATGCCGACCGGTGCCGGGCGGCCTTGCCCGGCGGGTATCAATCTGCAATGGGCGATGCGGCTGTCCCCGGGGCACATCGCCGCGCGTGTGTTCGAGCGCGGGGAGGGGCCGACGGCGTCCTCGGGCACCAGTGCCAGTGCGGTGGCGTGTGCGGCATGGCGGGTTGGTTGGGTCGATGCGGGGGAGGTGAAGGTGACGATGCCGGGTGGGACGGCGCCGATTCTGCTGGAGGAAGAGCGGGGGGCGTTGAGTCGGGTGAGCCTGTTTGGCACGGCTCGGTTGGTGAGTTGACTGGGCCTGCGTCATCGTCGGAACGCCGCCCGGAGTCAGCTCGCTCCGGGCGGCGTTCCGACGACAGTGCCCGTCCGGCCAATACAAATCTCAATCCGGACTACCGAACTCCACCACCGGCATCGTGCGCTTCATCAGCACCTTGCCGCCACGAACCGAATACAGCGGCAGGCCCTGGCTGCGGATC
Proteins encoded in this window:
- a CDS encoding diaminopimelate epimerase, producing the protein MARMYDARGNIYIVVAPEALRQQGIAVPDQAGHAAQTREVWALAAIAAYCGWAPGTQPPGSKDHCSDGLLVGPFQSSPPFDLLIVNTDGTLAERSGNGLTIFSQALSDQGFLPSDDPCVLRVHHDKSDTPSPGQTSVKAAQVEGVQGFWLDLGPPGFGPAAVSAAGMDTVLLNGRELSHVQQLSALNGAWSRSQFVRLGNPHCVTLVDSADALPGNEQMREPALGEGLTRIAYAMPTGAGRPCPAGINLQWAMRLSPGHIAARVFERGEGPTASSGTSASAVACAAWRVGWVDAGEVKVTMPGGTAPILLEEERGALSRVSLFGTARLVS